The following proteins are encoded in a genomic region of Hyalangium minutum:
- a CDS encoding delta-60 repeat domain-containing protein, protein MKMNPTHKWLLSLAVAVLTACSACGDDKEPEPEPNPNPQPTAKFTLAVDKDKLPVLQGSSGTITVTVTRETGFTGAVALALSGLPTGATATSATVASDAQKADITISAPGTAPHSLPTTVTVTGTSGDTSATKTLAVTVRGPAGSVDTSFASGKVITSVGQSEDYAEAIAVQSDGKVIVVGRSAGAANTDYAVVRYNRDGDLDTGFGTGGKVTTPINAGSDEAYAVAVQSDGKILVAGTTEAGASGYDFALVRYNTNGSLDTAFGTGGKVTTAFGNGPDKAYAIAVQPDGKILLGGEASFTATGLDFALARYNADGTLDTGFGTGGKVTTSLKPDTGRDVVFSLALQTVSGQSRIVAVGGDGDFLLAGYTSAGALDTAFGTGGKVVGVFGTVIGSARSSALTSDGKLVVAGDANGGFALARMNADGTLDTSFGTSGKVVTQVNAGNEATATALAIQSDGKLVAGGWTYTGGSSAGDFAVLRYDASGTLDTAFGTGGKVTTAMASGTKSDQAKAVALQPDDRVPVTRILLAGSANESNNEFAVTRYWP, encoded by the coding sequence ATGAAGATGAACCCCACCCATAAGTGGCTCTTGAGTCTCGCCGTGGCTGTGCTCACCGCTTGCTCCGCTTGCGGCGACGACAAGGAGCCGGAGCCGGAGCCGAATCCGAACCCCCAGCCCACCGCCAAGTTCACCCTGGCGGTGGACAAAGACAAGCTGCCCGTGCTCCAGGGCTCGAGCGGCACCATCACCGTGACGGTGACCCGCGAGACGGGCTTCACCGGCGCGGTGGCCCTGGCGCTCAGCGGCCTGCCCACGGGCGCGACCGCGACCAGCGCCACGGTGGCCAGTGACGCACAGAAGGCAGACATCACCATCTCCGCGCCGGGCACGGCTCCGCACTCGCTGCCCACCACCGTGACGGTGACGGGCACCTCCGGGGACACGAGCGCCACCAAGACGCTCGCCGTGACAGTGCGTGGCCCGGCGGGCTCGGTGGACACCAGCTTCGCCAGCGGCAAGGTCATCACCAGCGTGGGCCAGAGCGAGGACTACGCCGAGGCCATCGCCGTGCAGTCCGATGGGAAAGTCATCGTCGTGGGCCGCAGCGCGGGCGCGGCGAACACGGACTACGCGGTGGTGCGCTACAACCGCGACGGCGACCTGGACACGGGCTTCGGCACCGGCGGCAAGGTGACGACGCCGATCAACGCGGGCAGCGACGAGGCCTACGCGGTGGCCGTGCAGAGCGACGGGAAGATCCTCGTGGCGGGCACCACCGAGGCGGGCGCGAGCGGCTATGACTTCGCCCTGGTGCGCTACAACACCAACGGCAGCCTGGACACGGCCTTCGGCACCGGTGGCAAGGTGACCACGGCGTTCGGCAACGGGCCGGACAAGGCGTATGCCATCGCGGTGCAGCCGGACGGGAAGATCCTCCTGGGCGGCGAGGCCTCCTTCACGGCCACGGGCTTGGACTTCGCCCTGGCGCGCTACAACGCCGACGGCACCCTGGACACGGGCTTCGGCACCGGCGGCAAGGTGACCACCTCGCTGAAGCCCGACACGGGCCGCGATGTGGTGTTCTCGCTGGCGCTGCAGACGGTGAGCGGGCAGTCGCGCATCGTCGCGGTGGGCGGTGACGGAGACTTCCTGCTGGCCGGCTACACCTCGGCGGGCGCGCTGGACACGGCCTTCGGCACCGGCGGCAAGGTGGTGGGCGTGTTCGGCACGGTCATCGGCTCGGCGCGGTCCTCGGCGCTCACCTCGGACGGAAAGCTCGTGGTGGCCGGCGATGCCAATGGTGGCTTCGCGCTGGCGCGCATGAATGCGGATGGCACGCTGGATACCAGCTTCGGCACCTCGGGCAAGGTGGTGACGCAGGTGAACGCGGGCAACGAGGCGACGGCCACCGCGCTGGCCATCCAGAGCGACGGCAAGCTGGTGGCGGGCGGCTGGACGTACACGGGCGGCAGCTCGGCCGGCGACTTCGCGGTGCTGCGCTACGACGCGTCGGGCACGCTCGACACGGCCTTCGGCACGGGCGGCAAGGTGACGACGGCGATGGCCTCGGGCACCAAGAGCGACCAGGCGAAGGCGGTGGCGCTGCAGCCGGATGACCGCGTGCCGGTGACGCGCATCCTGCTGGCGGGCTCGGCCAACGAGTCCAACAACGAGTTCGCCGTGACGCGCTACTGGCCGTAA
- a CDS encoding ATP-binding protein, with amino-acid sequence MSSILLVDNPLAELGALEATLQPLGYRLVKASSGQEALEHLLREEFAGLLLGVELPGLSGFETVRLLQQRVPLSLPPFVFLSSRSGDAGSLREGYALGALDYLSKPVDAEVLRTKVAAFMRLSLAARRAKEQLLFQANILASVHDSIIVTDLPGNIVHWNEGAEALFGYSAEEILGQTPQVLYPDQDPAALAQDMARILEGEDFVGEWQARRKDGTHIWVDIKTRLMRDASGRGVGFIGVSRDVTARRNTEQALRESELKYRLAYLRAEKERRTAEILSRVGLAFASELDRDKLVQRITDEATELTGAAFGAFFHNLINDKGESYLLYTLSGVPREAFSRFPMPRNTRIFAPTFEGTATVRMEDVTQSPDYGQNPPYRGMPEGHLPVRSYLAVPVKSRSGAVLGGLFFGHPEPGRFQKEHEQLVEALAAQASVALDNSALYLQAQRAVSMRDEFLQVAAHELRTPITSLKLKVQSLLRAASTLGPTLSADKLHGKLEEVERIMGKLNVLINELLDISRITAGSMRLTWEEVDLVSVVHEVALRFEAQATQAHVTIHVQEGGPLVGLWDRLRLEQVVTNLLSNALKYGAGKPVVIGTESDGTHARLTVRDEGIGIAPESLSRIFGRFERAVSERHYGGLGLGLYITRQIVEALGGVVRVESTPGKGSTFTIELPLAPPQAEAAS; translated from the coding sequence GTGAGCAGCATCCTATTGGTGGACAACCCGCTGGCGGAGCTTGGGGCCCTCGAGGCCACCCTCCAGCCGCTGGGCTATCGGCTGGTGAAGGCCTCCTCTGGGCAGGAGGCGCTCGAGCACCTGCTCCGTGAAGAGTTTGCCGGCCTGCTGCTGGGCGTGGAGCTGCCCGGCCTGAGTGGCTTCGAGACGGTGCGGCTGCTCCAGCAGCGCGTGCCCCTCTCACTGCCGCCGTTCGTCTTCCTGAGCTCCCGGAGCGGGGACGCCGGCTCCCTCCGCGAGGGTTACGCGCTGGGCGCGCTGGACTACCTGTCCAAGCCCGTGGACGCGGAGGTGCTCCGGACGAAGGTGGCCGCCTTCATGCGCCTGAGCCTCGCCGCGCGCCGCGCGAAGGAGCAGCTCCTCTTCCAGGCGAACATCCTGGCGAGCGTCCACGACAGCATCATCGTCACGGACCTGCCCGGGAACATCGTTCACTGGAACGAGGGAGCGGAGGCACTCTTTGGCTACTCGGCCGAGGAGATCCTCGGACAGACGCCCCAGGTGCTCTACCCGGACCAGGATCCCGCCGCCCTGGCGCAAGACATGGCGCGAATCCTGGAGGGCGAGGACTTCGTGGGCGAGTGGCAGGCGCGCCGCAAGGACGGCACGCACATCTGGGTGGACATCAAGACGCGCCTGATGCGCGACGCCAGTGGCCGGGGCGTGGGCTTCATCGGCGTGAGCCGGGATGTCACCGCGCGGCGCAACACCGAGCAGGCCCTGCGCGAGTCCGAGCTGAAGTACCGGCTGGCCTACCTCCGCGCGGAGAAGGAGAGGCGGACGGCGGAGATCCTCTCCCGCGTGGGGCTCGCGTTCGCGTCCGAGCTGGATCGGGACAAGCTGGTCCAGCGCATCACGGACGAGGCCACGGAGCTGACGGGGGCGGCGTTCGGCGCGTTCTTCCACAACCTCATCAACGACAAGGGCGAGTCCTATCTGCTGTACACCCTCTCGGGCGTGCCTCGGGAGGCGTTCTCGCGGTTCCCCATGCCGCGCAACACGCGAATCTTCGCCCCCACGTTCGAGGGCACGGCGACGGTGCGGATGGAGGACGTCACGCAGTCTCCGGACTACGGCCAGAACCCGCCCTACCGTGGGATGCCGGAGGGCCACCTGCCGGTGAGGAGCTACCTGGCCGTGCCGGTGAAGAGCCGCTCGGGGGCGGTGCTGGGAGGGCTGTTCTTCGGGCATCCGGAGCCGGGCCGCTTCCAGAAGGAGCACGAGCAGCTCGTGGAGGCGCTCGCGGCCCAGGCGTCGGTGGCGCTGGACAACTCGGCGCTGTACCTGCAGGCGCAGCGGGCCGTCAGCATGCGGGACGAGTTCCTCCAGGTGGCGGCCCATGAGCTGCGCACGCCCATCACCTCGCTCAAGCTGAAGGTCCAGTCGCTGCTGCGCGCGGCGAGCACGCTGGGCCCCACGCTCTCGGCGGACAAGCTCCACGGGAAGTTGGAAGAGGTGGAGCGCATCATGGGGAAGCTGAACGTGCTCATCAACGAGCTGCTGGACATCTCCCGCATCACCGCGGGCAGCATGCGGCTGACGTGGGAGGAGGTGGATCTGGTGTCGGTGGTCCACGAGGTGGCGCTGCGCTTCGAGGCACAGGCGACGCAGGCCCACGTGACCATCCACGTCCAGGAGGGCGGTCCGCTGGTGGGGCTCTGGGACCGGCTGCGGCTGGAGCAGGTGGTGACGAACCTGCTGAGCAACGCGCTGAAGTATGGGGCGGGCAAACCGGTGGTCATCGGCACGGAGTCGGACGGCACCCATGCGCGGCTGACGGTGCGCGACGAGGGGATTGGCATTGCGCCCGAGTCGCTGTCGCGCATCTTCGGGAGGTTCGAGCGCGCGGTGTCCGAGCGCCATTATGGAGGGCTGGGGCTGGGGCTCTACATCACCCGGCAGATCGTGGAGGCACTGGGAGGAGTGGTCCGCGTGGAGAGCACTCCTGGAAAGGGCTCTACCTTCACGATTGAGCTCCCGCTCGCGCCGCCGCAGGCTGAGGCTGCTTCCTGA
- a CDS encoding DUF3396 domain-containing protein has product MTEHYPRIRVRAEGGMLLVREGLSLHFHMRRSHEEVAPSLLRALETYVKAVGPETLRWYYDPDGEPQPLDEHGWEQARRELLGPGSPVIQLDDDSTENRYRFEYHGKDLKAPAVKRKPDAVCSALFWLPTEFLEEHGPERVRELASALAAPLPLGSGHGGLSFNADYSLLGARHEVAQHWLRYPGFDVYDSPNFHSWKVGTRVRGPHWLTFLGQPVLGALGGAEGLRSRLQSPGTTVQELAGDKVLITLGAWPEAGDTQQGDTLPAYRELARVLEPWLYVDEDPRMLGQSEEDTRRWKRRFLD; this is encoded by the coding sequence ATGACTGAGCACTACCCTCGCATCCGAGTCCGCGCCGAAGGAGGCATGCTGCTGGTCCGCGAGGGGCTGAGCCTCCACTTCCACATGCGGCGCTCGCACGAGGAGGTAGCCCCAAGCCTCCTGCGCGCGCTGGAGACGTATGTGAAAGCCGTGGGCCCTGAGACACTGCGCTGGTACTACGATCCGGACGGAGAGCCTCAGCCGCTCGATGAGCATGGCTGGGAACAGGCGCGGCGTGAACTCCTCGGACCAGGCTCACCTGTCATCCAGCTCGACGACGACTCGACTGAGAACCGGTACCGCTTCGAGTACCACGGCAAGGATCTCAAAGCCCCTGCCGTGAAGCGCAAGCCGGACGCAGTGTGTTCGGCCCTGTTCTGGCTGCCCACGGAGTTCCTTGAAGAACACGGCCCCGAGCGCGTCCGTGAGCTGGCCTCGGCACTGGCTGCGCCCCTTCCCCTAGGCTCTGGGCACGGCGGACTGTCCTTCAACGCGGACTACTCCCTGTTGGGAGCCCGGCATGAGGTGGCCCAACACTGGCTCCGTTACCCCGGCTTCGATGTCTATGACTCGCCCAATTTCCACTCATGGAAGGTGGGAACCCGCGTGCGGGGCCCTCACTGGCTTACTTTCCTGGGCCAGCCGGTGCTGGGAGCGCTGGGAGGTGCCGAGGGTCTTCGTTCGCGTCTCCAGAGTCCCGGCACCACCGTTCAGGAACTAGCAGGAGACAAGGTCCTCATCACCCTCGGCGCCTGGCCCGAAGCCGGAGACACCCAGCAGGGTGATACGCTTCCCGCGTACCGTGAGCTGGCGCGCGTCCTCGAGCCCTGGCTCTACGTCGACGAAGACCCGCGCATGCTCGGCCAATCCGAGGAAGATACCCGCCGCTGGAAGCGCCGCTTCCTCGATTGA
- a CDS encoding amidohydrolase has product MPNTLIRNCHALVPDARGVPTLARNQDILIRGNRIEAVRPTGQPPEPDLEVIEARERLAMPGLINTHSHVPMVLFRGLAEDVPIERWFNEFIWPLESNLTEEAVYWGMQLGLIEMIEGGVTTVADHYFFMDQAARAVEAAGTRAHLGWAVFGSRGLGALEETAAFAQRWKNGADGRITTWMAPHAPYTCDDGFLRASVEHAKKLGVGIHIHASEEMNQTRASLEKREMTPIQVLDDTGVLSVPTIIAHGCGLLPEDTQRLSRYKDHVGIAHAPKTYLKLAMGLTPIPALRRAGIPVGLATDGAVSNNTLDIFESLRLMAMMQKHDASDPEVLPIPEALDIATRGSAAVLGMRDRLGQLAPGFLADLILVDTSGAHWQPPHNLAAGLVYSARASDVQTVMVDGRVIMRDRQLLTIDKARVLTEVASHMERLARRVPGARIQTYKP; this is encoded by the coding sequence ATGCCCAACACCCTCATCCGCAACTGTCACGCGCTCGTGCCCGATGCGCGCGGTGTGCCCACCCTCGCGCGCAACCAGGACATCCTCATCCGGGGCAACCGCATCGAGGCCGTCCGCCCCACGGGCCAGCCTCCCGAGCCGGACCTCGAGGTCATCGAGGCCCGCGAGAGGCTCGCGATGCCCGGCCTCATCAACACGCACTCGCACGTGCCCATGGTCCTCTTCCGCGGCCTCGCCGAGGACGTCCCCATCGAGCGCTGGTTCAACGAGTTCATCTGGCCGCTCGAGAGCAACCTCACCGAGGAGGCTGTCTACTGGGGCATGCAGCTGGGCCTCATCGAGATGATCGAAGGGGGCGTCACCACCGTCGCCGACCACTACTTCTTCATGGACCAGGCGGCCCGCGCCGTCGAAGCCGCTGGCACCCGCGCCCACCTCGGCTGGGCCGTGTTCGGCAGCCGGGGCCTCGGCGCGCTCGAGGAGACCGCTGCCTTTGCCCAGCGCTGGAAGAACGGCGCCGATGGCCGCATCACCACGTGGATGGCCCCCCACGCCCCGTACACCTGCGATGACGGCTTCCTGCGCGCCTCCGTCGAGCACGCCAAGAAGCTGGGCGTGGGCATCCACATTCACGCCTCCGAGGAGATGAACCAGACGCGCGCCAGCCTGGAGAAGCGCGAGATGACCCCCATCCAGGTGCTCGATGACACGGGCGTCCTCAGCGTCCCCACCATCATCGCCCACGGCTGCGGCTTGCTCCCCGAGGACACCCAGCGCCTCTCCCGCTACAAGGACCATGTGGGCATCGCCCACGCGCCCAAGACGTACCTCAAGCTGGCCATGGGCCTGACTCCCATCCCCGCCCTCCGTCGCGCAGGCATCCCCGTGGGGCTCGCCACGGATGGCGCCGTCAGCAACAACACCCTCGACATCTTCGAGAGCCTCCGCCTCATGGCCATGATGCAGAAGCATGACGCCAGCGACCCCGAGGTCCTCCCCATCCCCGAGGCGCTCGACATCGCCACCCGGGGCAGCGCCGCCGTGCTCGGCATGCGTGACAGGCTCGGGCAGCTCGCGCCTGGGTTCCTCGCGGACCTCATCCTCGTGGACACGAGCGGCGCCCACTGGCAACCCCCGCACAACCTCGCCGCTGGGCTCGTCTACAGCGCCCGCGCCAGCGATGTGCAGACCGTCATGGTCGACGGCCGCGTCATCATGCGCGACCGCCAGCTCCTGACGATCGACAAGGCCCGCGTCCTCACCGAGGTGGCCAGCCACATGGAGCGCCTCGCCCGTCGCGTGCCCGGGGCCCGCATCCAAACCTACAAGCCCTAG
- a CDS encoding vanadium-dependent haloperoxidase produces the protein MTRPHLLLACAVPLLLASAPPPARSASQPQAAKYTPSAAYQWLDISLEATAREVDRHGARPTILSRTLAIALTAMYDAWAAYDAQALGTRLGSQLRRPPSERTRSNQEKAIAYATYRALVDVYPEDKAWCAEQMRKLGFDPDDTSTDLSTPQGVGNTAAAAVIAYRHSDGANQLGDERGSPGVPYSDYTYYLPVNPPDRLFHPDRWQPIVFEDGKGGHVTPGFLTPHWYRVKPFALERSEQFRPPPPPKVGSPELRAEVDEVIAFNAHLTPEQKAIVEFMRDGPRSTGQSGHWLRFAQEVSRRDRHGLDQDVKLFFAVANVAMDAFIAAWESKRFYDTSRPWTLVRYYYTGQELAGWLGPGKGVASVKAENWYPYSPSTFITPPFPGYVSGHSAVSAACAKMLELFTGSDRFGITEKRRAGVLTEADFPCELIQQHGAKPASPTPQCEVSLKLPTFTATAEMAGISRIMGGYHIQSDNREGLALGRKVAQFTWPKIRAYFNGTAAGADVAAPAP, from the coding sequence ATGACCCGCCCCCACCTGTTGCTCGCTTGCGCCGTGCCGCTGCTGCTCGCAAGCGCACCCCCGCCCGCCCGCAGTGCCTCACAGCCCCAGGCTGCGAAGTACACGCCCTCCGCTGCGTACCAGTGGCTGGACATCTCTCTCGAAGCCACGGCTCGCGAGGTGGACCGCCACGGGGCGCGGCCCACCATCCTCTCGCGGACCCTGGCCATCGCGCTGACGGCCATGTACGACGCGTGGGCCGCCTATGACGCTCAGGCCCTCGGGACGCGGCTGGGCAGCCAGCTGCGCCGCCCTCCCTCCGAGCGGACCCGCTCCAACCAGGAGAAGGCCATCGCCTACGCCACCTACCGCGCCTTGGTGGACGTATACCCCGAGGACAAGGCGTGGTGCGCCGAGCAGATGCGCAAGCTGGGGTTTGATCCGGATGACACCTCGACCGACCTCTCCACTCCGCAGGGTGTGGGCAACACCGCGGCGGCGGCCGTCATCGCCTACCGGCACTCGGACGGTGCCAACCAGCTCGGCGACGAGCGCGGGAGCCCGGGCGTCCCCTACTCGGACTACACCTACTACCTGCCCGTCAATCCGCCGGACCGGCTCTTCCACCCCGACCGCTGGCAGCCCATCGTGTTCGAGGACGGCAAGGGCGGCCATGTGACGCCCGGCTTCCTCACGCCCCACTGGTACCGCGTGAAGCCCTTCGCGCTCGAGCGGAGCGAGCAGTTCCGCCCGCCGCCTCCTCCGAAGGTGGGCTCGCCGGAGCTGCGTGCGGAGGTAGACGAGGTGATCGCCTTCAACGCCCACCTCACCCCCGAGCAGAAAGCCATCGTCGAGTTCATGCGAGACGGCCCGCGCTCCACGGGCCAGTCAGGGCACTGGCTGCGGTTCGCGCAGGAGGTGTCACGCCGGGACCGCCATGGGCTCGACCAGGACGTGAAGCTGTTCTTCGCGGTGGCCAACGTGGCGATGGATGCCTTCATCGCGGCGTGGGAGTCCAAGCGGTTCTACGACACGTCCCGCCCGTGGACGCTGGTCCGCTACTACTACACGGGCCAGGAGCTGGCGGGCTGGCTGGGCCCTGGAAAGGGCGTGGCCTCCGTGAAGGCCGAGAACTGGTACCCGTACTCGCCCTCCACCTTCATCACCCCGCCCTTCCCCGGCTACGTGTCGGGCCATAGCGCCGTGAGCGCCGCGTGCGCCAAGATGCTGGAGCTCTTCACCGGCAGCGACAGGTTCGGCATCACGGAGAAGCGCCGGGCGGGCGTGCTCACCGAGGCGGATTTCCCGTGCGAGCTCATCCAGCAACACGGCGCGAAGCCTGCCTCGCCCACTCCCCAGTGTGAGGTGTCCCTCAAGCTGCCGACCTTCACGGCCACGGCGGAGATGGCGGGCATCTCGCGCATCATGGGCGGCTACCACATCCAGTCGGACAACCGGGAAGGCCTGGCGTTGGGGCGCAAGGTGGCGCAGTTCACCTGGCCGAAGATCCGCGCCTACTTCAACGGCACGGCGGCAGGGGCGGACGTGGCAGCGCCTGCTCCTTGA
- a CDS encoding Uma2 family endonuclease, with product MGRKPATYADLEALPENVVGELIAGELYVSPRPAVPHAVAGTRLGGELSVRFDRGSGGPGGWIILFEPELHFGEDVLVPDCAGWRRERMSKPPRTAAITLAPDWVCEVLSPSTSALDRAAKLPVYAREGVRYVWFVDPVARILEVLRLEGARYTLLVTHTGKALVRAEPFEAIELDLAFLWGEE from the coding sequence ATGGGAAGGAAACCCGCCACCTACGCGGATCTGGAAGCACTGCCCGAGAACGTGGTGGGGGAACTCATCGCAGGGGAGCTGTATGTCAGCCCGAGACCCGCGGTGCCTCACGCGGTAGCGGGCACTCGCCTGGGGGGCGAACTGTCCGTGCGGTTCGACCGGGGAAGTGGTGGGCCTGGTGGGTGGATCATCCTCTTTGAGCCGGAGTTGCACTTCGGAGAGGACGTCCTGGTGCCTGACTGTGCAGGCTGGCGCCGAGAGCGGATGTCCAAACCTCCCCGTACGGCGGCCATCACCCTGGCTCCGGATTGGGTGTGCGAAGTGCTCTCTCCCTCCACCTCAGCCCTGGATCGGGCAGCCAAACTGCCTGTCTATGCGCGTGAAGGGGTCCGGTACGTCTGGTTCGTGGATCCGGTGGCGCGGATACTGGAGGTGCTCCGGCTCGAAGGCGCTCGCTACACGTTGCTCGTCACGCATACGGGGAAGGCGCTGGTGCGTGCGGAGCCCTTCGAAGCGATCGAGCTGGACTTGGCCTTCCTCTGGGGAGAGGAATAG
- the fliB gene encoding flagellin lysine-N-methylase, with the protein MSQAPLSPRYMTRFRCIAERCEDTCCAGWRVPMSEARLRHLQQTVAGTPDAARVEQLVQLNPFPINPKEHALISLQENGDCSFLDPDRLCSLQRRHGETVLADPCFTFPRAFTYWGERLEVAASLACPEIARLALLSEDALELVPAPPEQQARAETGRRFDAELAADAEVLRTAVLQLFRRREYPFASRLVLLAHLGAHIEADFKALEDLQGEARAQARKQLEEKLRHFETPEVLEPLHRDFQAMPEPDVPNASLFTSVLKARTEHTRSARYETFVRKVLAAYEGAANGESEDPRALWLAYVQRCAKMDQAYGSRLDQYFTHHALNHWTRAVVTRMPGTLVGAFRYILRVAVLRWVLMSHPEVVALCSGTPPPLEKAQPTLDAIAVECFQLMAKQVEQASDFLALANELAGSGGEETLGGSIMFARLCDLGRPVA; encoded by the coding sequence ATGTCCCAGGCCCCTCTGTCCCCGCGCTACATGACGCGCTTCCGCTGCATCGCGGAGCGCTGCGAAGACACCTGCTGTGCTGGCTGGCGAGTCCCCATGAGCGAGGCCCGCCTGCGCCACTTGCAACAGACGGTGGCGGGTACCCCGGACGCGGCGCGCGTCGAGCAGCTCGTGCAGCTCAACCCCTTCCCTATCAACCCCAAGGAGCACGCCCTCATCTCCCTGCAGGAGAATGGCGACTGCTCCTTCCTGGATCCGGATCGGCTGTGCTCGCTCCAGCGCCGCCACGGAGAGACCGTGCTGGCGGATCCGTGCTTCACCTTCCCGCGTGCCTTCACCTACTGGGGCGAGCGGCTGGAGGTCGCCGCCTCGCTCGCCTGCCCGGAGATCGCCCGCCTGGCCTTGCTCTCGGAGGATGCGCTGGAGCTGGTACCCGCTCCTCCCGAGCAGCAGGCGCGCGCGGAGACGGGCCGCCGCTTCGACGCGGAGCTCGCTGCGGACGCCGAGGTGCTCCGCACCGCCGTGCTCCAGCTGTTCCGGCGGCGCGAATACCCGTTCGCCTCGCGGCTGGTGCTCCTCGCGCACCTGGGCGCTCACATCGAGGCCGACTTCAAGGCGCTGGAGGATCTCCAGGGCGAGGCACGTGCCCAGGCCCGCAAGCAGCTGGAGGAGAAGCTCCGCCACTTCGAGACGCCAGAGGTACTGGAGCCGCTGCACCGCGACTTCCAGGCCATGCCCGAGCCGGACGTGCCCAACGCCAGCCTCTTCACCTCGGTGCTGAAGGCACGCACCGAGCACACGCGCAGCGCACGGTACGAAACCTTCGTGCGCAAGGTGTTGGCCGCCTACGAAGGCGCTGCGAACGGTGAGTCCGAGGATCCCCGGGCGCTGTGGCTCGCCTACGTGCAGCGGTGCGCGAAAATGGACCAAGCCTACGGGTCCCGGCTGGACCAGTACTTCACCCACCATGCGCTGAACCACTGGACGCGCGCCGTCGTCACGCGCATGCCGGGCACGCTGGTGGGCGCGTTCCGCTACATCCTCCGGGTGGCGGTGCTGCGCTGGGTGCTGATGAGCCACCCTGAAGTCGTGGCCCTCTGCTCCGGCACACCGCCGCCGCTGGAGAAGGCTCAGCCCACGCTGGATGCCATCGCGGTGGAGTGCTTCCAGCTCATGGCCAAGCAGGTGGAGCAGGCCTCGGACTTCCTGGCACTCGCCAACGAGCTGGCCGGCAGCGGCGGTGAGGAGACGCTGGGCGGCTCCATCATGTTCGCCCGGCTCTGTGACTTGGGCCGGCCCGTGGCCTGA
- a CDS encoding lipase family protein gives MATRIASQNSTPSTARTSRADEVSVSKQSRFSNDFQKWLHENGYGKYDFAKGNVPAFGGKSSSGEKVTKEPVIFIHGNSDSAAGWKNSIETFAKDGYKPSEMYAMTWGPMDPMKSGQQYHSEKNLEEVRAFIEAVKKYTGAEKVDVIGHSMGVTLARKAIQGGDGFDSQTHQKYDLGKPLTDSVDTFVGIAGANHGLASALFTGDLVPTTNKTDGLHPSSKFLSDINAVNHDEGSHVYSIWSHADELVGVGIAGATSPIPGQDGQKVYGTFPFGHMGVKNYTAETQLAMIRDHQVR, from the coding sequence ATGGCCACGCGCATCGCTTCCCAGAACAGCACTCCTTCCACGGCGCGGACGAGCCGTGCGGACGAGGTGAGCGTGTCGAAGCAGTCGCGGTTCTCGAACGACTTCCAGAAGTGGCTGCACGAGAACGGCTACGGCAAGTACGACTTCGCCAAGGGCAACGTGCCGGCGTTCGGCGGCAAGTCCAGCTCGGGCGAGAAGGTGACGAAGGAGCCGGTCATCTTCATCCACGGCAACTCGGACAGCGCGGCGGGGTGGAAGAACTCCATCGAGACGTTCGCCAAGGATGGCTACAAGCCCTCGGAGATGTACGCGATGACGTGGGGGCCGATGGATCCGATGAAGTCGGGCCAGCAGTACCACTCGGAGAAGAACCTCGAGGAGGTGCGCGCGTTCATCGAGGCGGTGAAGAAGTACACGGGCGCGGAGAAGGTGGACGTGATTGGCCACTCCATGGGCGTGACGCTGGCGCGCAAGGCCATCCAGGGCGGTGACGGGTTCGACTCGCAGACGCACCAGAAGTACGACCTGGGCAAGCCGCTGACGGACAGCGTGGACACCTTCGTGGGCATTGCCGGTGCCAACCACGGCCTGGCCTCGGCGCTGTTCACCGGGGACCTGGTGCCCACCACCAACAAGACGGACGGGCTGCACCCGTCGTCGAAGTTCCTCTCGGACATCAACGCGGTGAACCACGACGAGGGTTCGCACGTGTACAGCATCTGGTCGCACGCGGACGAGCTGGTGGGCGTGGGCATCGCGGGCGCCACCTCGCCCATCCCCGGCCAGGACGGGCAGAAGGTGTACGGCACCTTCCCGTTCGGCCACATGGGGGTGAAGAACTACACGGCCGAGACGCAGCTGGCGATGATCCGCGACCACCAAGTCCGCTGA